Proteins co-encoded in one Balneolaceae bacterium genomic window:
- a CDS encoding metallophosphoesterase, whose protein sequence is MKRKEFLRRVTVGGFLIINGQLFRGSFNPYDNKVDFRFTVASDGHYGQSGTSYQNYYSTIVSKVNRYHKMFPSEFVIYNGDIIHDDPQYLKPAYKALSKSDLSFYVTKGNHDMVTPERWEEIWGYPQNHAVEFGKRVILLGTTSNIKGDYLCPDKEWFERQLDHYKTASEIYLFLHITPNNWTDHGIECPDFHKLLARYENVTAVFNGHDHQEDGIKIEGEIPFMFDGHFGGSWGTEYRGFRVVEKLKDGTLRTYLMDPDEKIKEVEL, encoded by the coding sequence ATGAAAAGGAAAGAATTTTTACGGCGAGTTACAGTTGGGGGATTTTTAATTATAAACGGGCAGTTATTTCGAGGTTCATTTAACCCCTACGATAATAAAGTGGATTTTCGCTTCACGGTTGCTTCTGATGGTCATTACGGACAGTCAGGTACTTCATATCAAAATTATTATTCAACAATTGTTTCAAAGGTGAACAGATATCATAAAATGTTCCCTTCCGAATTTGTTATCTATAATGGAGATATTATTCATGATGATCCGCAGTATTTAAAACCTGCATATAAAGCTCTATCAAAATCTGATTTATCATTTTACGTCACCAAAGGCAATCATGATATGGTAACTCCTGAGAGATGGGAAGAGATTTGGGGATATCCACAAAACCATGCTGTAGAGTTTGGTAAACGGGTTATTCTTTTGGGAACAACTTCGAATATAAAAGGAGACTATTTGTGTCCGGATAAAGAATGGTTTGAACGACAATTGGATCATTACAAAACTGCATCAGAGATCTATTTATTTCTACATATTACGCCTAATAACTGGACCGATCATGGGATCGAGTGTCCTGATTTTCACAAACTGTTAGCACGCTATGAGAATGTAACAGCTGTTTTTAACGGACATGATCATCAAGAGGATGGAATAAAAATAGAGGGAGAGATACCCTTTATGTTTGACGGTCATTTTGGAGGAAGTTGGGGAACAGAATACAGGGGATTTCGGGTTGTTGAAAAATTAAAAGATGGTACGCTAAGAACTTACCTGATGGATCCGGATGAGAAGATTAAAGAGGTGGAATTATAA
- a CDS encoding DUF1080 domain-containing protein, with translation MSILICLIVLPSQLFSQSIPGSEITGDWNLVVETENGERPSWLRVKASGINALIGQFVGIDGSARPVSEIKYSEHTGIYSFTIPPQWMNIDTNMHMEFTHSNGQLTGTTSYGSTVLNWTATRAPKLIRKDNPTWGNPINLIDENLSKWKLADNNQFHVEDGILINQETGGHLITKDTFSDFKISLEYNIPEGSNSGLYLRGRYEVQIMDSYGMEPSSTGVGGVYGFIKPIVNAAKPAGEWQTLEVTLIGRLVTVVHNGVEVICNRPIPGTTGGAIDSHEAEPGPIFLQGDHGPVSFRNIEITPAIEN, from the coding sequence ATGAGTATCCTCATTTGTTTAATTGTGCTGCCTTCTCAACTGTTTTCCCAATCAATTCCCGGATCTGAAATTACCGGCGACTGGAATTTGGTTGTTGAAACTGAAAATGGAGAGCGTCCTTCCTGGTTGCGTGTTAAAGCGTCGGGAATTAATGCTCTTATCGGCCAATTTGTAGGCATTGACGGAAGTGCAAGACCTGTTTCAGAGATTAAATACTCTGAACATACAGGGATTTATAGTTTTACAATTCCGCCTCAGTGGATGAACATTGACACAAATATGCATATGGAATTTACACATTCCAATGGCCAACTAACGGGTACTACGTCTTACGGTTCCACAGTTCTAAACTGGACAGCTACCCGAGCCCCGAAATTAATACGAAAAGATAACCCAACTTGGGGGAACCCTATAAACCTGATTGATGAGAATCTTTCAAAATGGAAGCTGGCAGACAATAATCAATTCCATGTGGAAGATGGTATTTTAATCAACCAAGAAACTGGTGGCCATCTCATTACAAAAGATACTTTTTCAGATTTTAAAATATCCCTGGAATACAATATTCCGGAAGGCAGCAACAGCGGACTTTATCTACGCGGCCGTTACGAAGTTCAAATTATGGATTCATATGGAATGGAACCCTCCTCTACCGGTGTGGGTGGCGTTTATGGATTTATCAAACCAATAGTGAATGCCGCAAAACCAGCCGGAGAATGGCAAACACTTGAAGTTACACTCATTGGGCGATTGGTAACAGTAGTACACAATGGTGTTGAAGTGATCTGCAATCGACCCATACCGGGAACTACTGGTGGTGCAATAGACAGCCACGAAGCAGAACCAGGTCCAATATTTTTACAGGGAGATCATGGACCCGTTTCTTTTAGAAATATAGAGATCACTCCGGCGATAGAAAATTAA
- a CDS encoding Gfo/Idh/MocA family oxidoreductase — translation MSNSDKKGQSRKSFLKKMGAASLGLTGAPFLSGFAKGKSETIELKPKARKNYSANDQIQLGLIGAGWMGQIDAQVANEIDGARIIAACDLYDSRVERCRELFGDDIYTTKDYRELINRDDIDAVIVGTSDHWHDTITIDALNAGKAVYCEKPMVQHIEEGHPVIEAEKKTGLPLIVGSQGTSGLDQQKAMELYNEGAIGELIFAEAYIDRYSQMGAWQYSIPPSASPENIDWDTYLKDTEQLPFDAKRFFRFRNYKAYGTGIPGDLFVHLLSELHKITGSTGPNKISGMGGLRYWHDGRNVPDIMLGIFEYPETERHPAFNLSLRSNFTDGSGGGRHTRLVGSEGEMVLEGDTVILRKGRLPDRPGMSIGNFSEAVREEYREYYEEKFPEPAPEIIEPSEFIYRTPDDFSSRREHFLNFYDAIRNGTELLQDGTFGLRAAAPALACNISEETGEVVHWDPDEMKIL, via the coding sequence ATGAGCAATTCTGACAAAAAAGGGCAATCAAGAAAATCATTTTTAAAGAAGATGGGCGCTGCCTCTTTAGGTTTGACCGGAGCTCCATTTTTGAGTGGTTTTGCAAAAGGAAAATCAGAAACGATTGAACTGAAACCTAAAGCGCGGAAAAACTATTCCGCAAACGATCAAATACAACTGGGATTGATTGGAGCCGGTTGGATGGGGCAGATAGATGCCCAAGTTGCAAACGAGATTGACGGAGCCAGGATAATTGCAGCATGTGATCTCTATGATTCAAGAGTGGAAAGATGTCGGGAACTTTTTGGTGATGATATTTACACGACGAAAGATTATCGTGAACTTATCAACAGAGATGATATTGATGCAGTAATTGTAGGGACGTCTGATCACTGGCACGATACAATTACAATTGATGCATTGAACGCCGGTAAAGCAGTTTACTGCGAGAAACCGATGGTTCAGCATATTGAAGAGGGGCATCCCGTTATTGAAGCGGAAAAAAAGACAGGATTACCATTAATTGTGGGCAGCCAGGGCACCAGTGGGCTTGATCAGCAAAAGGCGATGGAGTTGTACAATGAAGGTGCTATTGGTGAGCTGATTTTTGCTGAAGCGTATATCGATCGGTATTCACAGATGGGTGCATGGCAGTACTCTATTCCGCCAAGTGCTTCACCCGAAAACATCGATTGGGATACCTATCTGAAGGATACAGAACAGCTGCCATTTGATGCCAAACGGTTCTTCAGATTTCGAAATTACAAAGCGTATGGTACCGGAATTCCAGGGGACCTGTTTGTTCATCTGCTTTCTGAATTACATAAAATTACTGGTTCAACCGGACCCAATAAAATTTCTGGGATGGGTGGTTTGCGTTATTGGCACGATGGCCGAAACGTGCCGGATATCATGCTGGGAATATTTGAATATCCAGAGACGGAACGGCATCCTGCATTTAACCTATCGCTGAGAAGTAATTTTACGGATGGTTCAGGAGGAGGCCGTCATACACGATTGGTCGGATCCGAAGGTGAGATGGTTCTTGAAGGTGATACCGTTATTCTAAGGAAAGGCAGATTACCTGATCGTCCGGGGATGAGTATCGGCAATTTTAGTGAGGCGGTTCGAGAGGAGTACAGGGAGTATTATGAAGAAAAATTTCCTGAACCTGCACCGGAAATCATTGAACCATCAGAGTTTATTTACCGAACACCGGATGATTTCAGCAGCAGACGCGAACATTTTCTCAATTTCTATGATGCTATTCGAAACGGAACGGAGTTACTGCAAGATGGTACTTTTGGCTTACGGGCAGCTGCCCCTGCATTGGCATGTAATATAAGCGAGGAAACCGGCGAAGTTGTGCATTGGGATCCGGACGAGATGAAAATTCTTTGA